From the Streptococcus sanguinis genome, the window GCTCTGGCAAAATTGGCCATAGCTCCGCCATGTGAAACCATGAGCACAGACTGACCGTTTGTCTCTTGCATGAGCTGAAGAATGGTCGCTGCCATACGCTCCTGCACCTGATCTTGTGATTCACCGCCATAGGTCACAAAGAAATCTTTATAAGGCAGGGGTGGATTGAGGTCTTCGCTTTCCCCTTCAAAGGTGCCAAAGTTCCACTCCTTGAGTCCCTTGACACGCTTATAGGGAATCTTACCGTCTGTTACCAATTCCAAGGTATCACAGGCCCGCTCTTGAGTAGAGCTATAAGCATCATCAAATGTAATACCGGCATCCTTAAAATATTGCCCTGCCACCTTGGCCTGATAGATGCCAAAATCGGTCAGAGGAGCATCACACCAGCCCTGCACCTTATGGCGCAGATTGAAAAGCGTCTGCCCATGCCGCATCAGATAAAGAGTTTTTGCCATCATTCACATCTCCTTTAGATGAGTTCTAACTTTTCAAAGGCCTTGTAGAGACCGTCTTGGCTGACCGAGTCTGTCACCAGATCTGCTATGGCCTTGATTTCCGCTCCGCCATTTCCCATAGCAACCCCAACCTGACAATAGTCCAGCATAGGAATATCAACCTTGGCATCACCGAAAGCCAGAGTATCTGCCCTGTCAGCATGAAGATGCTTCAGCAGAACCTCAATGGCATGCGCCTTGGTAATATCTTTGACTCCTAAGTCACCAAAGAGAGCATGCTCGCCCTTGCCTCCCCAAGTACCCGCCTTGAGCTCAGGAAAAGCAGCCTTAGAGTCTAGATGGTCTTGGTAGCTCTTTAGAATGAAGCTGACTTTGTTCAGGTCGTCTCGGTAGAGCTCCCCACCATAAACCAGGCCATGAAGAGCTTCTTCTGCCTCCATATTTACGACTTCTTCTGGATTGG encodes:
- a CDS encoding histidine phosphatase family protein, which codes for MMAKTLYLMRHGQTLFNLRHKVQGWCDAPLTDFGIYQAKVAGQYFKDAGITFDDAYSSTQERACDTLELVTDGKIPYKRVKGLKEWNFGTFEGESEDLNPPLPYKDFFVTYGGESQDQVQERMAATILQLMQETNGQSVLMVSHGGAMANFARAWQKNWRLDDLGHMTNCGILKFTFENDQFYLEEAIGHDFSSWEEK
- a CDS encoding HAD family hydrolase, with protein sequence MTRKIIFLDVDGTIIDYDNHIPESAVVAIRKAREKGHLVYVCTGRSKAEMPPEIWDIGFDGMIGGNGSYVEHEGQVILYQLIPRDVAKRLVDWLQERGLEFYLESNNGLFASRGFREAARPVLQTYILGKGANPEEVVNMEAEEALHGLVYGGELYRDDLNKVSFILKSYQDHLDSKAAFPELKAGTWGGKGEHALFGDLGVKDITKAHAIEVLLKHLHADRADTLAFGDAKVDIPMLDYCQVGVAMGNGGAEIKAIADLVTDSVSQDGLYKAFEKLELI